The Malus sylvestris chromosome 8, drMalSylv7.2, whole genome shotgun sequence genomic interval GCCCATGGTGGAACTGCTCCAAGCTTATGTACTTACTGTAATCATTAAAGAACTCTTAAATCCTAGATAAAGCAATATAAATATGAGGCAATGTGTGGGGGAAAATAACAACACGAGAATTTTCTGAACTCCATTTTCCCTCTCAATTTCATTTGGAACAACTTTCAGTTTTCTGTATTTAAAAATACCTATGGGTATGAGTAATCGTGGTTACCTGCCTGTTTAAAATTCATGTTTATTGTCATGGATAACCCTAAAGAACTCTTAAATCCTAGATAAAGCAATATAAATATGAGGCAATGTGTGGGGAAAATAACAACACGAGAATTTTCTGAACTCCATTTCCCTCTCAATTTCATCTGGAACGACTTTCAGTTTTCTGTATTTAAAAATACCTACGGGTATGAGTAACCGTGGTTACCTGCCCGTTTAAAATTCATGTTTATTGTCATGGATAACTGTTTAGATAACTATTCACATTTACTGTTACGAGTAactgtttagataaataaacggttattggtataaccatttacccgtgaaatttaaataggTGGTTATGGGTGTTACTCGTGGTTATAACGAGTACCCATTTTCCCATTTATcataatatatgtaaaattaaaattaaaaaaaaaaatctaaagcATACTTGAAAGTCTAGTTTTGAAGTATTTTGGAACTTTGAAATTATCTAGTATTCAAGATAATGACTAACTTGATTATTGGAATGACATGAGAACTTAAAAGACTAAAATACAGAAATGCATGCTAAATGTATCTATAAGTTAACAGTgtaattgttagaaaaagaactttataacaaattttcttttttaattttcaagttgttaaaaaaacatgtGAACGGATGAAAAAATAGGTAAATTGGTAAAAAAAAggagataaacgggttaaaaaaaggataaacggttacgattaaatagttacacggttatgggtatggttaaccgtttataaatggttatgaGTATGAGTATAACTATTTAATTACCTAAAGAAGCGTGAATTAGACACTAAAAAGAATGATTTTGGTAGACGATTATCCAAAAGGTAAACAATTATGCAGATATAAACATAAAATGTTATAGATAATAACCTCTTTTACCCGCCTATCATAATCGTTGTCCATCTTTAATTGTGGTcatcacaactttttttttacaataaaGCAAGCAGCATGAAGTTGATGACATCATTTtgataaaaagtaaataaaacaaaatgaaaagttGATCACATCGTGTGGACTTAATTACCTAAAGAAGCGTGAATTAGACACTAAAAAGAATGATTTTGGTAGGAAAGTCAAAAGTTGGTTTATTATTAGATATGATATTAGATAAGAATTAGTTGTAAAGTGCTAGATCTTACCAAATTTACACTACATGCATTCCCTAAAGTTACCACTTTCTCTTGTTAATAATTTGAacatcatcatcaccaccacTTTCTCTTTGCAGTGAATCAGTttgtaaatgaaaaataaagatGAGCACAATGACTCTCATGTACACGATATAACATATTGATGATAATGGTAACTTTACGTCGTGTACGTGAAAGTCATTATGCTCatgtttatttttcatttacaaACTGATTCACTGGATAGAGAAAATTTAAATCTCACATCTATATCTTGTCATGTTTAATAGATTAATCGAACAAAAAACTaaacaatattatattattattaaaccttgacaaaaaacaaaaccctaatcacgattcaaatacaaaatagaattaaaagaaaagaaataggaAAAAGATAATGCTTTACGTTGGAATTTGGAAGACTTGAAGACAAAGGCACAAGTCGGATGGATCCAAAAACATTGAGATGAAATTACATAATTGGGAGACTCATCAAGGCCTTTCAGCGATTTGATGCAAACCTCTAATCTAGATGCTTCACTTACCCAACAATTAAAAGTAAAATGCTAAGGAAAAGTAAAACGTTTATAAATTCGTTATTACCTTAcagtttaatttcaatttttagataatattataaaatattaaaatatgagATGACTGTAAGTTCACAAAAAATCTTACGTTCAAAGAGTCGATgttaacttttttatttatgaaatattaaaatatgAGATTATTGTAAGTCTATGAAGAACCTCATATTTAGAGAGTCAGctttagcatttctctaataaaaaaaaatcatggcaTCATGGAGAAGGATCGGGCTCCGGGTTCCGCTTGACATGGCGCAAGACTCATTGGCGATTCTCTCAACCCGACTTGGTCAACTATTACTATTGCAATTTAAATCATTAAAATGAGTAGCACGCCTGCGTTGTTCTAATACCACGCTTTTTGGTACAGCGTGAATATCACGTGCCACTGAAAAGTAAACCGTGTGGAAGCTTTAGTTGGTGATAAGGGGATACGCGCTAGTGCGCGTGGGTTAAGAGTAGTAGAGATTGAGTCTGGCGCCGCAATTCAAGAAGTTGTCCCACTCGCGTGGTGCGGCACGTGACATGTTGGGCTCCCACTCCTGTCTACGCCGTATCCTCCGCCATTCTTGAACTGCGATAAATTATTGAGAGCTTATTTTATACGCAATGTGGCGTGCTCTATGTTGTATGATGGATGTGGGAGGGAAGAGAAATGAAAGGGTGGGATGGTTTCTTTgggaaataatatttaatgaagtttttttattttttttaaaaagaaacgATTGGTGGCAGGTTacaattatttatcttttttgaaagTTATATAGAATTTCATTTTGCTTATGGTCACAGTTAAGCAAACTCATAAACTCAGAACATTATAAAATTCCTCATTTTTTTTGCTTATTGGGAAGCCACAGTCTGCACCCTTATTTCTAGACCACTTGATATGgttaataatatttaattaactaaaaaaaaGTCTAGTTTGAAAAGGAGCCCATCCACGTCGGAATTTTTTTGACTCATTATCCTATTGTTTATTATTGAAGGAATTTGATTTAATCTATCTCCAACATAAATCTCGAAACTTAAAGTAACACTAACAGTAATTAATAGTAGTAAGCATGACCACCATCATAAAAGAACTCTACCAATCCACACCGTTTCATTGAAAACACGAGTTTTACCACCAATAGCATAAAACATAGCAAACGACACCGTTTAGTTTTAAAGAATAAACAAGTCGCCTACTCCCCCTAAACCTATACGCCTCTGGATCTTTTCTTTTCAGCCACCGCAGAGCTACCACGGCCAAATTCTCctgggacttggattctctgcactcccatttcggtgcccttctTGTGTcttcctgttttgtgtgatcacggttaatccatgttaacattttatattgtttttaataaaaataataagacaaaaaaaaaatagtaatataaaatattgacgtggtttaaccgtgaccacataaacaggagggcacgatgAGGGCACCGAATTGGAAGGGCTAGAATCCAAGTCCATTCTCCTGGGCTAACCATATAATGTTCCCAGGCTAAGACACTGAGTTTTagcattctttttttttggtttgtttgagATGTACGTGGTTAGCGAGTCTTGGCGGAATTGTTTTTGGGCAACGCTGCACATGCAGTCGCGAGTCTTAAGGATTCTAGTgttaaatattagttttttagACAAAAATAGAGGTTAAAGTgagcaaaaaaaaagaaaaagtttatTCACTTTGTGGGTTTGTTGTACATATTTCAACAAATATTGACGTACGTTAAAGTAATCTGATAAGTGATATAGAAAGAATTTGTTGAGTGATGTTGACACAACTTATTGAGATATGTCTAACATGTATTATATCAAACATTTAATAGACACAAAAATGATCTATACTAAATATTTAAAGGATTCTTGGAACACCTCACATGTTTATTTTGTAGACTCGGATGGTCTTGGGACCACTTTAGTCTCTATTTTCGTCCGCCATTAACACATGCCAAGTACGAAGTATAAAAACCACAAAACTgaacaaaaatttcaatttaataCAAGTGGAAACTAACGGCTCTTAAATATATAGTTACTAAAATCATTTGTCCAAGCACCCAAATGGATTAAATATTGTAttaatacatatatacacatacattaCTGAATTTGAAAGATGAATGTGAGCAGAGTCGCACCTGAATAATTTCTATCTAACCATGGTTAGCAAACATCAAACcattgatgtatcatggttAAGTTAAGAACTTGAAAACTCAAAGCTTCGTCTTTTTTTGTGCATTTTTACTCAGCATATGGTAATGCTACCATCCGATTTATATTACTGAATGagtgaaaattttgatatttgtacctaagagcaagtccacccctaaggactttgcgccagcacccagcgcatttatccactcaagtgaacagtaatagactggagtgaacagtaataggccaaggcatctccacccctaaaaaaatgcgctggcacccagtgcatttatttggtgtgttttttttttttaagtttattttggataagatttttaaccaatttcggataaaatttcaaataaacttaaaaaaaatacactctaaaataaaattacatactcatcaaataaacttaaaaaaacacactaaaataaaattacataaactcatcaaataaattaaggatgagctttttggtatttttttttcacacaaaaaatatatgaaagctttggtagaaggtctagaaaatattgaaatgtggtataaggtggaagatgagggttaggtatttatagaaaaaaaataataacttttttaaaattttactgtattttaaaaaaaaaaaatctgtatttttttatatttttaattaattttaatgtagttaattaatttggaccgttggatttgaaaaatattcaaatccaatagCCCAGGATCGGCCACGTGGCCAACGCCAGCAAATGGCCCAGCTTCTTGGTCAGCCTGTTTTGTGCTGGCCCAGAGaccagcttgggctgggtgccagtctGTTTTGTGGGCTGGAGTAAATGGATAGGGTCCCAGCCTGTTTTTTGTGCTGAGTGCTGGCCTAATCCACCACCGGTGGATTTGCTAACCGTTACACATATATTGAAATTTAAGTTCAttcaacaataataaaaataatagcaACATTGAGGATGATTATAAAAAATATTCCCTTCTTTTTCCGCGTTGTCACCTTGTTAATTAGGATAGCTCTTGATAGACGAAATAGAAAGGGACAGGCTCTCAACCATCAGATATCTGTAATCATGACGTCAAAGACCACTTTTTTCGTGTCATCTGACCCTAACATCAACGGCTGTCATAACTCCTTTAAGTCCTTGTCACTCCAACTAGGATTTGGTCATTTGCTACGCGCATACGACTTTTTGTATGATtattaatcacattattaattTTGAAGATTAGGTCGTGGAGCGGATTAGGGGTTTAATTAATTAGTCCATAACATGAATTTTCATCAATATCTTGATCAAGTTCTAAAAAACGTTCGGCACTAGTCGGGTAAGCAGTTAGATATGGCCTATGCGGATTATgaggattttaataaatttattatttcatataaataaggatctatttatacttaaaaaatatacataattgTAGTAtatacataaattacaaaatatctataaattataaagtactaAACATATTGAGAACATGAGAAACAATCATCTAATGAGTGTTCATTCGAGTatttaacaagtctcttacaaattatttaaaaaaaaaatgtaaaataaaagttatcacTTCTCTGTATAAGTGAGAGTCGCGACTTAGACAGATATCTAGGCAAACACCTATGcgctttttcttaattttcaaacgttgGGTGATTAATCAGAGTAATGACCAACCACCTAGTGCCCAGACAACGAGAggcaaaaatttaaaaaacggTGATGTTAATCGAGAGGCTTCCATTAATTGAAGAATGTGGGGGTGTCTTAATCATCCAAAAATTGGTAACTAATAGTATTAAGACAAATAATAGCTGCACTACTACTCTGTCTACACCATCACATTATATAATTGTACATGTTTTAAATAATACTTGTCAAATTGTCAACCCTAAAATGGGGAAGAGTAGGTTTAGTGGCATTGTGTCAATCCAATTATTTTGGTGAACTAGCTTGTGATGCGGATGAGATTTTGTAACATACTAACTATGTCAAACATAGTGGCTAGTGAGTGCATAGATCATTGCTGTCAGGAGTAGAGGTGGGTTcagtacggttaccgtaccaattACCgaaccaaactttcggtttggtaaaatctattatcattaccataccaaactttcggtataccaaaGTTCGGTATTCCCAAatgttcggttggcatggtatgacaatggtaattgccactttattttaagacaaaatcagtttttgctttgttcaacatttcatattttgtgCATCTGTAATAAGACAAAGATATATAAACAAATGCATAGACGAAAGAAAATTCTCATAACAAGTGCCCAAATGGATTTCGGATTTCCACCTTCAAATGGATTTACAGCCGCATGAAATGTTGATGAATTACTTGAAATTATAAGCATGAAACAAGAAATGGAAACATAAAGGTCTACTTCCTCACCTTAGCAGTACAGGTTGATTATTCAACAGAAGCATAAAGCACCACTATGGCACTACAACAAGACTCACCTCTTTAACTTAAACCTCACCTTAGCTGCTGATATCTCATAAattgtagcctaaattcatctattattcatcattcacaattcacacacacaataattcaaatgatgcatcaatattcataatgaaaattaagcttacaatccaaatagaagttacaaaccaaaacaaatagaagttaacaatccaaatagaagttaaagtttcaaactaaatgaaaattgaaactaaacttCAAAAGGTAAAATTTattgatcaattcttcaagTTTAAGATATCGAAGTTTTTGGAGAAGACATTGAACTTctagaatattataaatatatattataatttataaatatgtgttatattatatattatattatattttcggTACGGTACGGTAATATCGTGGTAAtgatatccattaccaataccgtaccacgaactttcggtacggtacagtaccgtaccattaccattggcacaaaaaatttggtacaaaatcggtatggtacggttggcaattcggttggcatgataatttgacaaaaaaatccacccctagtcAGGAGATATGTTTCGAAACTTATTATAATTAACGGTTGCTAATCACTtatattggtatatttaagGTAGTATTGTTTTATTAATTGTCAAGAGATGTTGATTAACAAGAACTCTTATAGAGTTACTAATTATTCGTCGTTGGaatcaatttaattaaaaaaaatcaggagacataaacaaaaagaagaattaACAAATCATGAAAATTGTTAAATGACAATTTATCATGCTCATATGGAACTATTGTTTAGAGtaatacacatcaaacaatcaATATAGAAGATTGATAAAGTTGACTTATAGTTCATATTCACATTCTTATCGAAAATTGATTCAAGATTTCGAGTTGATCAATATTCAATAGTCAAGAACGacaatttatgttaaattattttaatttataagtAGGAATATTCTAATTAAAATGCATAAAAATGAACTCTTACCACAATCAAATAGTCTATATCACAAATGCATATGATGAGGACTAAACTACTGTAGAATATTGCATTTTAGGCAGAGAGGTAGGCGCCTTAATGCTTCTTCATACTCAatgatatatttatttttgtcaattaaTACTACAGTTTTatagtatttttcttcatttgtaagtaagatgtcttgaattaaattttcattaaaaataaatttaaattatattattactaATTTATTATGAGATCAACTAGACCACGTAATATTGCTagttcctcaaaaaaaaaagtgagatgaattttattttatttttttgtcagtGCTTAAACATTTTGGAAAGTCTGAGGTGTGAACGCGtaaaaaaatattcaacaaGATAGGCGACAAATTTATGCCAAGACCAAGACTAACCGCGAGTCCACCGACAGGTGCCGGTGGGAAAATGACAGGTGTCCGTCTCTAAGCACAGAACCTGTACGTGGCAGACATCCATTGGCCCAGACCCCATTCATTGAATGACCCTACGTCACGAACAGAACGCGCGGCAGACTCGAGAAGGAcgcagaaaatttaaaaaatagcaAGTGGGGCTTGCAGAGAGATAATTGGGATTAACGACGTGATTAACGAAGGTAATTAATCCCCCAGGGCCCTTATATAACAGAGGAGGAGATGCCCCTGCAGAGAAAAAACAAAGTGaggagtgaaaaaaaaaaaaaaaagtttagcaGCAAAGCAGAGTGTTGAGAGTGTTAAGAGCGATTAATCTtctggtttaatttgtgtgttctTCCCCCCCTTCTCTGCAATCCCCGCTTCTCTGAATCCCTTTCTGTTAATCATCTGTCTTTCAAAGAGTTATGATTTTTGGGTTTGTCTTTTGGAAataacataaaaagaaaaagcaaactTAGAAGGATTTTTCAGTCGAAAGCCAGGTGTTTTCAGAATCGAGATCCAGGTtttgtataattatttttttctcagTTTTTAGctaaattataatattattttttggtttggaAAAATCAGTTTAGAGGGTTAATTTTTGGTCCCTCAAGGttggtttttgtttgattttctggGAGTAAAAGAGGTTGATTATTTGAAATCTCTtttcccattttcttttttgggttgTTCTTAATTTTCTGTGAAAAACCCACCTCCTGTTCTTTAATTTTGATAAGAAACAGGTTGATTTGTAGATTAATTAATTTCTCTTGTGTTATCTaaaaagttttaattttgtGATTTGAGTGTGTTTTGGGGGCATGGCAGCTACAATGGATTTCTACAGTTGCAGATCAGCTCTTCACTCATCATCAGATCCCTTTAGAGGTGAGCTGATGGAAGCACTTGAGCCTTTTATGAAAAGTGtttcttcatcgccgccgccgCCGTCTTCCCTTCCCACCACCACCgcttctccttccttttccTCCGCCCCTCTCCTCCCTTCTTTCCCCTTTACCTCCTACGACTTCCTCTCTTTCCCAAACCAGCCCAATTTCTACCACGACGGTTGCTCCACCTCTTCTATGACCCAAGTGTTTTCAGATGGGTTCTTTGAGCAGCAACCGCCGTCAATCGGGCTGAACCACCTCACCTCCTCCCAGATCCACCAGATCCAAGCTCAGATCCAGTCTCAATCCCAACCCCAACAGCCCCAAATCTCTTGGGATAACTACCACCAACAAGTTTCTCAGACGACGTCTCGTACCCTCAGCTTCCTCAGCCCCAAGCCCATCCCGATGAAGCAGGTGGGCTCGGCTGGTTCGCCGCCGAAACCCACCAAGCTTTATAGGGGTGTAAGGCAACGCCACTGGGGAAAATGGGTCGCTGAGATCAGGCTCCCTAAGAACCGAACCAGGCTCTGGCTCGGAACTTTCGACACGGCGGAGGAAGCCGCTTTGGCTTACGACAAGGCGGCGTACAAGCTCAGAGGCGACTTCGCCAGGCTCAATTTCCCGCACCTCCGCCACAACGGGTCCGTCGTCGGAGGCGAGTTCGGCGAGTACAAGCCTCTGCATTCCTCAGTCGACGCCAAGCTTCAAGCCATCTGCGAAGGCTTGGCCGAAACTCAGAAACAGGGCAAGTCTGGGAAGCCAGCCAAGAGGTCCTCCGCCGCCAGCCGACAGCCGGAGCCGGAGACTTTAGCGGTCAAGGTTGAAACCTCGTCGCCGGTGACGACTGATAGCGAGGGGTCTGCCGGGTCTTCGCCGCTGTCTGATCTGACTTTCTGCGACTCCACGGAGCTATGGGAGAACAGCGGCGCTTCCGAGAGCAGTTCCGTGTTGGAGAAGTATCCGTCCGAGATTGATTGGGCTTCGATCCTCAGTTACTGAGTGTTTATCAATCATGTTAAATTGTAATCGAGTATGTTTTAGTCTGGTCATCAGTCTTTTAAGTAATTGAGTAAGTTGAATAGGGTTTATAGTGGTTGCTGCAATCAAGTTTTTGGCATTTGCAGAGCTGcatttgaattagggttttagttGGGTGAATTGGGTTTTATTATGTTAATATAAATATCTTGTAAAAAGTCTTCACCATGTTCAGCTGGTTTTTTCCTAGCTACACCATGAATGATTCAacttcctttatatatatatatatgtatatgtatatgtatgaaTTCTCTTCTAAGTATTTCAATCTCTTGGTGTTTGTATTTCTTACATTAAAAacttgtgttttatttttcttacttcTGGCAATTATCCCGCAAGATATAGTACATTTTGCAATTGTCCTGCAAGATTTGTTCATTTAGTTATCTAGTTGTATAAAAATATCTATTTGATATATTGGTCAATATAATAGATTGGTATTGGCTAAAAGACCAGTTGATTTGCAATATAAACAGGTCTAATCGTAAGCACAAAATTTTGTGAGGAACACGAAGAGTTAAGGACTTATTTTTTGGTGCCATGGAGATAGTTTTGTGATGGATATGTTTGGGGAGGAGCTTGGAGGTGTAGATTTTGTGTCGAAAAGAATAGATTCGTAATGGATTTGTGGGCACAAAATGGGGAAGATAATTGAAGAACATGTGATGTTGAGTGAGTAGGGAGTCATGAGTTGGATGGAGGTGCCTCAACTTTAAGATAGTGTGATGGCTAAGAATCTGGAaaggttttgtttctggttGCTCTACTGACTGGCGAGTGAGTCACGGGCTTATCCTGAATTGTGACTAGTGAACCAATTCATTTTGCCTTGCTTCTCATTTGTGGCTACCTCCTTTAAGGTAAGAGattttcaggttttttttttcccctaaaAAATGAGTTAGTTGTAGGCCCACATTACCTTGAACTTCAACGAACCGAACTTGCTTATTTTCAAGTTGAAtttcatagatcatctttgaaaaatattaacaaaaatGGAAATATTTGAGACATTTAATTGAGTGCAAAGAAATGGATAAACACTTTGTTAtacaagaaacaatgaaatttcaatgtGATAATTAATAGAtaaatggtttcggattaaattgaatttttgcagtGGGTCCTACAACTATTCTCTCCAAAAATTGGAATCCTTTTCGATAAAGGGCCTGGTTACTTCCATCGTCTAGTAATAAGGAAGTTTTTCAACCCTTTGAGTTCGGGGTGAAAGGCCAGTGTTTGGAAGTTCTCAAGCCTTTGGTTCGGTTCGGCTCACATAATTGGTGATTACGATGTAATATATATGTTGAATTTGATGTCTAATTTATGTGTGAAAAAAACAGTGGTAACATGAATTGGTGACTAGTTAGCACTATCTCATCAATTGAAGCTCTTTTCTCCCTATAGTGGTCCAACATCAATAATTACTAACATATTCACCATAACGGTAGCTGCTTAGGGGTAGGGAAGATTTTCAGCCCTTTCGGTTTTCGATCAAAATTCTTTTGAATGTAAttagtaggggtgggttcggttcaaatcggttcggttttttgccaaaatcggtaaccaaaccgaaattt includes:
- the LOC126632239 gene encoding ethylene-responsive transcription factor RAP2-4-like, whose translation is MAATMDFYSCRSALHSSSDPFRGELMEALEPFMKSVSSSPPPPSSLPTTTASPSFSSAPLLPSFPFTSYDFLSFPNQPNFYHDGCSTSSMTQVFSDGFFEQQPPSIGLNHLTSSQIHQIQAQIQSQSQPQQPQISWDNYHQQVSQTTSRTLSFLSPKPIPMKQVGSAGSPPKPTKLYRGVRQRHWGKWVAEIRLPKNRTRLWLGTFDTAEEAALAYDKAAYKLRGDFARLNFPHLRHNGSVVGGEFGEYKPLHSSVDAKLQAICEGLAETQKQGKSGKPAKRSSAASRQPEPETLAVKVETSSPVTTDSEGSAGSSPLSDLTFCDSTELWENSGASESSSVLEKYPSEIDWASILSY